DNA sequence from the Fibrobacter sp. UWB11 genome:
AGCGCTCGTCGCAAGCCAAATCTTGTCTCCCTTGCCGCCAAACATGTCGAACGTGGCCTTGGCAAGTCCCGGGCGCAAGCGTTTGCCGCCTGCGAACATGGAATAGCGCATAGCCTCGTGCAGACGGCACGGACGGTCCTTTACTGGGGGGAGATGTTCATCAAACTTCGCCTCGGCATCTTTAGCGATGCGGGCGAGATATTCCTGGGCAATTTTTGCTTCTGATTCAATAGACTGCATGTATACAAAGATACTTAATTCAGACCTATCTTAAAAGGGCATGCTATTAAAAGTATGGTTTTTAAATCTTAGAAAAGCGCGCCGTAGAGCACTATATCATCCAAATAGAATTCAGATCCGTTGCGGACGAAGAAATGCAACTGGCGGACATCGTCCTTAAGCGAATTCCATGTGAAATAGCAGTTGCTTACATCCTGGGAATTATAGCATAGATCACCGGACTTGATGACATATCGCGTCCACTTCTGCGAATTCAGATCTATCCATTCCGAGGCGGCTTTGAGCGAAACCCCTTTCACTTCCGATTCTTTATCCCAGTTTTCGAGTGACACGCGGATCTGTCCGGAACCCTTCGCATAGAACGCAATGGAATCAAGCGAAGAGAAGTTCCAGCCTTCAGAACGAAGCAACGTACCCGTTACAACCCAAGCATAAATGTTGTTCGTCCCAATCAGATTGTACTTGCCATGGAATACCTTTGACTTGCGGTCCTTATCAGTTTCAAAAGCCTTGGACAAGACCTTGGAACCAATGGAATCCACGCTAAAGTACCAACCTGCCGTATCGCCTTCAAAATCCTGCAATACAATAGACGGGTAGTCAAATTCAGCGGAGCCTGCAGAAGGTTCAATTTTCTTAGTTACACATAAACTATCTTTATTATCAACAACATAAAATTCAAGCGTATCCGTTGTCGGGAGCATCGGAAGCGAGAAAATGCCTTCTTCGTTTGTCTTCGTCATGACATCCAAACCATAGACGCCCACCCAAGCATACTTATCGCCAGCATGGAGTGTTACGCGGCTCATGTAGTTTGAAGTCTCTTGCAACTTGACCGTATCGAGCTGGGCAATTTGCTTTGCCGAGAGCACCTTGGAATAAGAAGAACCCGACTGCACAACCGTCAAGCGGTAATCGCCGTCACTCAAGGAATCA
Encoded proteins:
- a CDS encoding carboxypeptidase-like regulatory domain-containing protein; its protein translation is MKRLACIISALLLWSCSGGPGSETTNGICGFAYVGDGRVASYARVAIRNVDHTTSVDNATNEIVNADFYADANGYFEFEAPKGDYRLTIVHGGSAFTGLYSSDDDANFDSLKLEPTASLGGYADVPDSCNFVWVGVRGMDVLVRSDSLGRFQLSQLPPNDSLQVYFLRGDNNTVYGDLSVKLNPSENEEIDLLPNPYEGMITFVAVADGKPVPYASLAIRKANARVDSLHVNNVIVKADAYADKNGVFAIDSLSDGDYRLTVVQSGSSYSKVLSAKQIAQLDTVKLQETSNYMSRVTLHAGDKYAWVGVYGLDVMTKTNEEGIFSLPMLPTTDTLEFYVVDNKDSLCVTKKIEPSAGSAEFDYPSIVLQDFEGDTAGWYFSVDSIGSKVLSKAFETDKDRKSKVFHGKYNLIGTNNIYAWVVTGTLLRSEGWNFSSLDSIAFYAKGSGQIRVSLENWDKESEVKGVSLKAASEWIDLNSQKWTRYVIKSGDLCYNSQDVSNCYFTWNSLKDDVRQLHFFVRNGSEFYLDDIVLYGALF